AATTATTCGACGTCAAGCATCAATTAATGTTGGAGACAGACATTCAGTCTAACCATAATTCCACGGAGCTAGACATTTTACTTGGTGATACTTCTGAAGAtttgagaaagaatatttatGAAGGAGGTTTGAAATCATGGGAatgttcttttgatttggTTGATTTATTGTCCGAGAAAGTTGACAGAACAAGCAACAACATTGACGCGGTTGTAGAAATTGGCTGCGGGACGGCATTGCCCTCCGAGTTTCTATTTAAATCTGCTCTTCTACGGAATGATAAATCTGAGAATTTGAAGTTTGTTTTAACTGATTATAATGCTAGTGTATTAAGGTTGGTTACAATACCGAATTTAATTATAACGTGGGCTAAAACAGTTTTGTCAATCGATGAATTGTACgctttacaaaaaaatgaatgtGAAAATATTCCAATAAATAGCGAAGAGTTGCTTCTGTCCTCAAAATTGCTGGCAGCGTTTTACAGCGATATCCAAAGTAGAAACATTCATGTCGTTCTTATATCAGGATCGTGGGGGCGCAAATTTAGTAATTTGATCCGTGAAATATTATCGaataagaagaaggtaCTTTCATTGACCTCTGAAACAATTTATCAACCTGATAATTTGCCTGTTATTGCAGAAACAATACTCGACATGCACAGATTACCACAAACTGATGTCCAAACTTATGTGGCGGCGAAGGATATTTATTTTGGCGTTGGCGGTAGCAttgttgaatttgaaaactaTTTGGACAGCAGAGTAAAATCGGAGGGTTTGCCTATTCAGTATGAAAGATTTAAAGTTAATTCAGGTTTAAAAAGATCAATAATATGCGTTGAAACGAATCGAATTACTCATTAatttgtacttttttcaagtttataagttttctatttttaatCTTTTATTTGTAACACTGGATGAGAAAGAGATAAGAAATATAGAAGTAAAATTTAAAATAACTGTTCAATATACATAGTAAGTTCAGAAAGCAAGAATTtagtcaaaaaaaaatatacagcttcattttattgttttcttttgactTCATTTACTAATTCTAGCTTTCATAATTTGTAAGAATTCTCTGTAACTTTCGTTATTCAAAATCTTATCCTCTACTAAGGTACTCGAAGCCCATAGTCTCAGTGTTGCCACTTCCCTAGCAGATGCATGGTTAACAGGTTCACTCAAAGAAGCACCCCTGACAATATACAATGATTGGTAAGTGATGATATCGTCATGATTTCTTAGTTGGTTAATAATGTTTCTTACTCTTTGGTTGAATTCAGAATTTTCCACAACAGgtatttcttgtttgcCAATTGGAATGTCGAAGATATCCTGAGTGCCGAACACATCGAACACTAATGCTGGAACAGCATCACCACCCATCCATAAAAACAATTCATTGCCGTTATCAATCAAGTATAGACCGTATCTTTCAAACAATGAAGAGGTAGCGTTGATGGGTTGAGGCAAAACCACTGTACCAGTGGCTTCACCATCTTCAGTTTGTACTGGTAGCCCAGCTTCATCAGCCATATCATGCAATGAATAGACATCAGGATAGATGTTCTTGATTAAGTATTTCAATGGTAGTGATTCTAGATTGTTCAAGGCAGAGGCACGATGATCACTTGGGACAATACCAGATCTAAATGCCATATGCTTTGTCAAAGAATGCATTAGCAATGGGAACATTCTCAAGTTGGCACATAATCTTAGTGGAGCCCCACCTGCAGTGTTGGATACTACAATTTCCTTCTTGTATGTGGCTAGTATATCTTGAACGGATTTATTAATCAAGACTCTTGCCTCGTCCAAACTGGAATTCAATGCTTTTTCCACTGCCTTTGAGTTATAGAATGAGGCAATGGCCAATTGGTCAGCCGATGCATATACTTCGGCCAATGATTCTGTGGTTGGCATTGCTAAAGTTATAATTCTAATTCTACGTTGActattattcaaagataaaAGTACAGCTACCTGAATATAACAGTAGTCGGCCATAATGGATTCATCAACATTAACTTCAAACAAGTATGATTGATCTCTTGGCATGGTGGAAAATGCACATAAATCGGAGGACCTATTAAAAAAGTGGCCATAAAATCTAGTCATTCTTAAACCTGTGGAACCACGCGCCCTCATGACAGTTTCCATACAGAAATCCATGGAGATATGCTTGGCAAACTCAGTAGAAAACTTGACAATATCATTTGGATTTTTGCCAGAGAAACCAGGATAGAAATGGGTTTGACCAGCAGTGAAACGACTCAAATTGGACAATGATGCAACATCCATGTATTCTTCGGAAGCCAAGAATAAATCCACAGTGATTTGGACTTTAGAACAGTCAATGGTGAAGTTTTTATAAAATGAGTCTTGACAGGAAAGTAATTGGgctgtttcttttgatgTATTAACAACACCGCTTtcgtttcttctttgcagTTTCCCTATGCCTAAGTTGGGTAAAGTACCTGATATGACGATTATTTTGCCACCGACACCACCAATTAAGTGGTAAGCTGATTTCAAAGCAGGGCCCAACGCAAAGCTAGTGATCAAATTAGACTGAAAGATTAGAGGAATCTTGGTCAACAAAGTTTCAATGTTTTTTCTGCATGCCTTCAAGGATACGACCATGGAGTTAGGTCTTGGCAAGAAAGGTTCCTCCAAGTCCGCAATGTCCATCATATTGATTTGATCGGTAGATTCTTCGTTACTTTCAGAATCCAATGGGATTTTGAAGTAGTGAATGGCGTTGTCCACACATAAAATAGAGATCCTGGTTCTTTCGTCGTGGTTGGGAATGGAATCCAGATTCTGAAGAAGAGTGTTGATGGTAGTGGCTAACAACCCGCTTTTGATGGATGACTGGGATACATCGATCAGAAAACAGTAGGTGGCTGGAGGTGGTTGCCTTAGAGTATATTCCTTGGGTGCCATGTACTCCATGACAGCACATTTGATTTCGCTTCTGTCGTATCTACTCTTTGGGTCATTCGGATCGCTCTGGTCCATTTGCATTGGAACATCATTGGCCAAGCGACAAAAGTTACATCTCCATCTTCTACCTTGCTCAATGAAGGTGACAAAAGGGTTCATGTAAGAACGACAACGACGACAACGGACAATTAACCCGTCTTCATTTAATGGAGGAGGGTCAATGTCATCGTACAAGTGTTGGTATGGTCTTATAACTAACCCAAATGGTAGCTTAGACTTCTTCAACAAGGAGCTGTTTTTGGGAACAGCATTCAAAGTCGATCTGATGTAATCTGGAGACGCGTTCGACAATTCCGACGGAACCAACATCTTCTCCGGAGGAATAACCAAAGGTGGGGGGGGCAGAGTTAAATCGTTGATTGGAGGTGGCAATTCCGTCAATAGATCGATCGGATACAACTGGTTCATGGGTCTCATGTTTTGGCCCATTGTGGCGCTAGATTGACCATAGGCAGGTGTTGATAGtggttgttgctgctgctgttgttgcaaGGGCGTTCCCATTTGCACAGGGACTTGCGGCTGCATATAAGCATTCGGGTCGACTAGGGGTACATTGTGTAGATGCATATCGTTCATAGAAGTTGCGGCTTGGTCGATTTGCTGATGTAACTGTTCTTGAGCAGGGGTTAAGAACTGTTGTTGACCCATGGGTGGCATTGCAGCTTGCGATGGCATTCCCATTTGCGCATAGTTCATCCCGGCTGCTGCCGTATCCTGGGGAGGCATGAATTGAGCTGGCTGCTGTAGAGGGGTGGCATTCTGTCCATATTGGAGTTGAGCCTGTGGGTAAACACGTTTCTTGTGGTGAGACATTTCGTAGGTGATCTCAAAATTGTTTATTATATCAATCTCAATGCAGCAGAAATAGACCTGAGGGACAGATAAGAGCTTCTCGTATCACGACTTTGGTCTACTTTGTGATATATCATCCTCCTTACatagttttgtttttcttcatttttcgTTCTTTCCACttggtattttcttctgcCGTAACTGGaaagaacgaaaaaaactaaaaaaagaacagcAAAGCGATAGCAAATAGTCCTGATGGTCACGCCTAAAACTATTCTCAAGGTCAAGTGGTATTCCAATGTATTGTTTTCGCCTCAAGAGTTCACAATATCTGTGCTTGATGCAAATATCAACTTGCTAGCACCCTCTACATGGACGAAACAGTACTATCACCCAGACATcacattattatttgctGATCACCCGGCCCGAAATGATCAGaattttaatgaaaaatttcattaaaTACGTAATCTATTGTTCTCAAGATCATAAAGttgtatataaatatgaaGTAGACTTGGAAGGGTCAAGCTTTCTTGGATTTGGAAATTGTATGTATCTTGGCATAGTAAATTCTCTCGAGCATTATTTTGGGTTGAAAGTTCAAGAGCAGCCGTCGGCGGAAAATAGAGAGTGAAAAAGGGATTGCAAACGAGTTCttctctcttcttcttacATCGTATACAGCAAAGAAAGTTAAGGAAGCAATCGctaaagaagagaagaacaAATGGCAGTCTCGAAGGATATTGATCTGTTCAATTTGAGAGAAAACGAACAAATTGTGTCACCTTGTCTTATCGTCCATGGGAAGTGCAATAAGCCAAATGGTGCTAAAACTGTTCAGGTGCAGCATCCACAATTGCCTCCCGTTACTTACCCCATACACAATCAGTTCTTCAAGGCCACTGTGATACTAACTCCTGGTGAGAATAAGTTGACATTTGTCACCGACACCAACACTGTTAGGAGAATTGTATGTTACTATACGCCGCTGACGCAGAATCCTCCTGTGCATCTGTGCTTGATCTTGGCCAAAGACTCGCCCTTACAGTTCGACTCTCCTCGAGAGCAGAAGAACAGGGAGGGTGGGAATGGCCTTGAGTTGGCCATTAAGAAACTTAGACTTGGTGCCAGACTCATGCAAGCTTACACGAACGAGCAGATGTTGAGAAACAGTATGGGCAATAGGACCTTCTCGTTTGTTGAGGAGTATACGTGGGACACCCTGTTCGAGCAGCCTGCTATGAGAAGCACCATAAAGGTGCATGTGGTACGTTCTGAAAAAACGGTGAAGGAGATCCGGGACCCTGACATAGCTCAACAAAATTCCAAGGGGAAGAACACCGGCGCCCTTTTTGGGATAGCCATGGATGCCCTGAAGAGCTACGGTGGACCCTTTACTAATAACGAGAAGCCTGTTCAGGCAGCTTGTATGTTTTTAGATACCCACTGGGATGGAAATTTGATTACGGGCCATGCTGCATTAGGCGGGGGCGATGAGAGCATCAAGCTAGCCATTTTCGGGTCTCACGGGCTTTATTCATGGCCAAGTTGCCTCGAGCAAATAGTGCCTTATTTCACTGATGAGACGAAGTCCTCCAAAAGTGAGGTGGCAAACGATTGTAACGAGTGTGGCACCTACTGGGAGTGTTTGACTATCACTTTAGGGGCATTCATGCATGAGATTGGCCACTTGCTGGGCTGCCCTCACCAGGAAAGCGGTGTGATGTTAAGAGGCTATACCACTTTGAACAGATCATTCTTGACTAAAGAGGCGCATTCTGTGAGAACAAACTCTACTGGTGCTAGCCCTCCCATCTTCCCCAAGGAAGAGTGCACCTGGCATCGTCTCGATACGGTAAGGTTCTTATACCATCCTTCTTTCACTTTACCACAGGACTATTACGATCCCTCATTCATGAGGCCTACAAAATTGGGTGGGTTTCCAAATATAAAACATTCTGTATACCCCTTGGGTAACGGTAGCTGCCGCATCTTGTCGCCCACAGGGATTTACCTAATTGAAATCATTTGCGATGATTTGGCCAAGGGCCATATTGAATATTTACCGGTTTCTCTGGGTGGAAGAGGACCTCAGCGGGAAGTCATAGTAACGCTAGATGATTTACGTTCCAGGTTACCCAAGAGTGAACTTGGCAAATTTGGTGATACTTTTAAGTTGAAAATTCTCTCTGTTAATGCACCAGAGATTGAGTTCGACAATTTCCCATCATTGTTGAATGTTCAGCCGTTAGACATGTCCAAATATGGATTTTCTAAAAGTGTTCAAGGCATTAAATCACCATTGTATGGTCGCAGTGACGGTGGTAACGATGTTGGCATTGTCGCCTTTGATGTTAGATTAGTCACTGCCGTCAGGATATACCATGGTTATGCCCTGGATGGCGTGAGATTTTATTACAAAGAAGAGCCAACGCCATCTAAGCATGCTCCTTCTGTGAAACCGTCTGTACCACCGAGAAACTATTTTGCCAAAATCACGCATAGTATCAAAAGTCATGTTTCCATAAACGAAAGTGATTTTAAAAGTGTACTCTTCGGGCACGAAACTCAAAATTATACGGATGCTACCTTAGAACCTGGTGAAATAATCATTGGATTCAATTTGAGGTGCGGAGCTTGGGTTGATGCCATCCAAATTATAACTAGTCATGGCAGAATGACCGACATGTTTGGTAATAAAAATGGAGGTGGTTTAGCTGAATTGCAACCACCTAATGGTCAGTATATTTTGGGTGTTACAGGTAGAGTTGGCCAATGGGTCGATGCCTTTGGAATTGTTTATGGATCTCTGGAGTAGTTAGTcaaattttattttttcatttatctttatttttttaaaattcTTCCTATCAACATACATCTATTAAATTGCTTTCTTTATGTACGTagatttttctctatttgcagattttctttctttaggtaaaaaaggaaaaggttCACTATATAgtataaacaaaaaatgcaaCGCTTCAAAATTGTGCAAAACAAAATACCTCGAAGCAAAAGATATCTTCTTTTGGCTTAATCGCATGTTTAATTTGTATTAACTattcattaaaatatttgcaTTTCTTCTATTGCATTTAATTAACATAtcgattttttcttttcctcaatTAAGTTTAAACGTGACTTTGACTCCGTGTCATCGTTCTTGCTCttatatcatcattatcattattatcagtGTCAGTAGAATAGTCCTTTCCatgtaatgaaaaacttttatttttcaacataGATAATTTTTCGTCCACTTTGTCTATTTCAAACATTTGCCTTGCTGTAGCTGCTGAGTTCTTTATATTAGGCGCGTTGAAAGTTGATTTACTATTGTTAGCCAATAGAGGGTTCAcattattcaaatttggAACAACTCTTGGACGATGTATCGAAATCGAGGTACCACCACCGTCTAAGATATTGTTAGAAGCATTGGTGGTCATTAATGGTGCAGACAATGGCACTTTTGAATTAccattgttgttgttaaCACTAATGTTGCTTCCAGTAAGTGCTGCTGTGCTGCCAATTTGAGCGCTAACACTATTTTTCGGTTGTTCTGATGATTCACTCTGTGATGATGATGCAGAAGTAAGGTTGgacttttttcttgacaAGAAGTCACTTGCGAAACTGCTTCTTGCACTTGGTGGGGCAGTTGGTATAACAGAATatcttctttcattatAAACGAGGCCCACTTCTTTCACCCTCGTGGTATTCAAGTCTGTTTGTGGGActttagaaaatgaatCGGATGTTTCATCGTATTCCCACAATGACCAAGTGATTCCATAAGGTTTTGGTTCCAAACAATAGACACAATGTAATGGAACATCTAAATTGGCAATGATATCCATGCTTAAATTCATAAAATATCCTAATAAGGCTCTTGCTACCACGCGATGTGTAATAATAAGGACGTTATCTTCGATTCTTTCTAGTTCTGTGATCACAGGTCTGAGCCTATTGATAACATCCATATACGACTCACCACCAATGCCAGGGTATCTATATCTTAACTTATCCATTTGTCTTTTTTCGAATTCTTCTGGGAAATTGTTTTGAATCTCCGGATATGTCATACCATCATAATCACCCGCACTTAATTCGTCtaacattttcatttgtttgATAGGATAATCGTCTTCATTGAAATATTGGGCAGTCTCTATAGTCCTAGCACGCATGCTGGTCCAAACGAAAAAGTCATTATAAAGATTGTTATCTgaattttcattattttttttttgttgcaTGAGATTTTGGTAAAAGATTTCTCTCTGTCTAGCGATGAATTTGGGCAAGCTTTTGGCAAACCTCAAACCGCGAGGAGTCAGATGAGAATTGCCGCCAATACGGCCACTAACATTGTCCTCACTTTCGCCACTTCTCGTTATCCAAATCTGTCTGTCAGCCAAATTGAAGTTTAACAAGTAATACACCGTTTGCGAAGCTAAAAACCCCTGGATATTATATGCAATAACTTTCTTCCCCACATCTATCATTTTGATGTATTGCAAAttctcatcatcttcaatagGTTCATAGGCCTTGAGGTAGTTCGCTAAACGGCTTTTAAAATCTTTCAGAGAGCTTTCAGgatcttttcctttataaTCTGGACCAAATAGTTTGAGtctaatatttttctgTACCAGTGCGTGATCTGAACAAACAGattctaaaaataaaactttcaaatGAGGGCTTCTCTTTCTAATTCTAGCCAacacattttttcttctttcacGGGAAGTATTGGTGGCATCAAAAATACCCACCGATCCTGCACCCTCTAATAAATAATCTAACAATTCATCTAAAGTATCCATTGCCCATTTGTCTCTCAGCCTCGTCGAATCAGCATTATTTGGGTCAAAAAACTTTGAATCTTGATCTTTTAAGCCATGCTCCTTGGCAaaccttcttcttgtgTTACCAACATTAAACACTTTACAATAGTATAAAGAGTAATTTAAGAACCTGGATAACTTATTTGTAATAAACGACTTTCCCGTAGCAGGTAATCCGACCATAACAATAACCAATTTGGACCCGCTGTCTTCCTTAGATATGAGACCATCTGGAGAAGTCTTAGATTTCGTCAAACCAGGAACATCGATAGTGGTAGGTCTTCTTTTATGGTGTCTTGTGGGTGATTTGATATCCTTCAAATCAATTCGAGTCACCTCATCTGCTTCACCCGAAGGAGGAATATAATCAGTAACATTGTCCATGGGAATGTTCGCATTTTTTAGTTTAGTTTCGTCATTAATGTGCAATCGGTGTAACGATTTCAAATTCGTAGCGCTATTCTCAGGAGAGTCTGAAGGGGTGTTATCTTCAGTAATTCGAGGAGAGTTCCAATTGCTAGATATGGGAGTATCGCTCAAAGGtcttttttggaaaagtggTAAGTGTTTAGACAACTCATCGTGTGGACCCTTCTCAGCGTCAATTTTATCATCGGAACCCCGGGGTAAAAGATCATAACAGGAGTCCTGGCTAGGTGTCACATGGTGTGGCGATTGGGTAGGAGCAAGATCAGTATCAGGCGGCACAGGAGATGTTTCAGAGAAGTCTACTGGTTTGAACATGAGTCTTTGTTCCTGCTGCTGCCTTGTTATTTTGAATGAACTTTCTTTCTACGcctctttttattttacttttttagcTTATGGCACAAAAGTATGCAAACAGATAATAGAAAACGAAAGTTAATTCACTTTGTTTACCCGTGACTGAATACTTGAGtatgtttatatatatacgtataCCTCTTTAatgttgaaagaaatatgTTAACAATTTCTGTAAGAAATGATTCATGTACTCCACTATAAATTAGTTTACTATTGTCAGTAAAGGCG
This genomic window from Saccharomyces mikatae IFO 1815 strain IFO1815 genome assembly, chromosome: 9 contains:
- the HPM1 gene encoding protein-histidine N-methyltransferase (similar to Saccharomyces cerevisiae HPM1 (YIL110W); ancestral locus Anc_2.259); this encodes MSFSFGFTSNDFDDDELVAQPEISIESSRGNRKTTAYINPLDSDFLLQTDVVQPRVEDLKTVLESLKDVRLTFEEFQSPINKKPLIRRELFDVKHQLMLETDIQSNHNSTELDILLGDTSEDLRKNIYEGGLKSWECSFDLVDLLSEKVDRTSNNIDAVVEIGCGTALPSEFLFKSALLRNDKSENLKFVLTDYNASVLRLVTIPNLIITWAKTVLSIDELYALQKNECENIPINSEELLLSSKLLAAFYSDIQSRNIHVVLISGSWGRKFSNLIREILSNKKKVLSLTSETIYQPDNLPVIAETILDMHRLPQTDVQTYVAAKDIYFGVGGSIVEFENYLDSRVKSEGLPIQYERFKVNSGLKRSIICVETNRITH
- the SEC24 gene encoding COPII subunit SEC24 (similar to Saccharomyces cerevisiae SEC24 (YIL109C) and SFB2 (YNL049C); ancestral locus Anc_2.262); the encoded protein is MSHHKKRVYPQAQLQYGQNATPLQQPAQFMPPQDTAAAGMNYAQMGMPSQAAMPPMGQQQFLTPAQEQLHQQIDQAATSMNDMHLHNVPLVDPNAYMQPQVPVQMGTPLQQQQQQQPLSTPAYGQSSATMGQNMRPMNQLYPIDLLTELPPPINDLTLPPPPLVIPPEKMLVPSELSNASPDYIRSTLNAVPKNSSLLKKSKLPFGLVIRPYQHLYDDIDPPPLNEDGLIVRCRRCRSYMNPFVTFIEQGRRWRCNFCRLANDVPMQMDQSDPNDPKSRYDRSEIKCAVMEYMAPKEYTLRQPPPATYCFLIDVSQSSIKSGLLATTINTLLQNLDSIPNHDERTRISILCVDNAIHYFKIPLDSESNEESTDQINMMDIADLEEPFLPRPNSMVVSLKACRKNIETLLTKIPLIFQSNLITSFALGPALKSAYHLIGGVGGKIIVISGTLPNLGIGKLQRRNESGVVNTSKETAQLLSCQDSFYKNFTIDCSKVQITVDLFLASEEYMDVASLSNLSRFTAGQTHFYPGFSGKNPNDIVKFSTEFAKHISMDFCMETVMRARGSTGLRMTRFYGHFFNRSSDLCAFSTMPRDQSYLFEVNVDESIMADYCYIQVAVLLSLNNSQRRIRIITLAMPTTESLAEVYASADQLAIASFYNSKAVEKALNSSLDEARVLINKSVQDILATYKKEIVVSNTAGGAPLRLCANLRMFPLLMHSLTKHMAFRSGIVPSDHRASALNNLESLPLKYLIKNIYPDVYSLHDMADEAGLPVQTEDGEATGTVVLPQPINATSSLFERYGLYLIDNGNELFLWMGGDAVPALVFDVFGTQDIFDIPIGKQEIPVVENSEFNQRVRNIINQLRNHDDIITYQSLYIVRGASLSEPVNHASAREVATLRLWASSTLVEDKILNNESYREFLQIMKARISK
- the SMKI09G0650 gene encoding putative metalloendopeptidase (similar to Saccharomyces cerevisiae YIL108W; ancestral locus Anc_2.263), with amino-acid sequence MAVSKDIDLFNLRENEQIVSPCLIVHGKCNKPNGAKTVQVQHPQLPPVTYPIHNQFFKATVILTPGENKLTFVTDTNTVRRIVCYYTPLTQNPPVHLCLILAKDSPLQFDSPREQKNREGGNGLELAIKKLRLGARLMQAYTNEQMLRNSMGNRTFSFVEEYTWDTLFEQPAMRSTIKVHVVRSEKTVKEIRDPDIAQQNSKGKNTGALFGIAMDALKSYGGPFTNNEKPVQAACMFLDTHWDGNLITGHAALGGGDESIKLAIFGSHGLYSWPSCLEQIVPYFTDETKSSKSEVANDCNECGTYWECLTITLGAFMHEIGHLLGCPHQESGVMLRGYTTLNRSFLTKEAHSVRTNSTGASPPIFPKEECTWHRLDTVRFLYHPSFTLPQDYYDPSFMRPTKLGGFPNIKHSVYPLGNGSCRILSPTGIYLIEIICDDLAKGHIEYLPVSLGGRGPQREVIVTLDDLRSRLPKSELGKFGDTFKLKILSVNAPEIEFDNFPSLLNVQPLDMSKYGFSKSVQGIKSPLYGRSDGGNDVGIVAFDVRLVTAVRIYHGYALDGVRFYYKEEPTPSKHAPSVKPSVPPRNYFAKITHSIKSHVSINESDFKSVLFGHETQNYTDATLEPGEIIIGFNLRCGAWVDAIQIITSHGRMTDMFGNKNGGGLAELQPPNGQYILGVTGRVGQWVDAFGIVYGSLE
- the PFK26 gene encoding 6-phosphofructo-2-kinase (similar to Saccharomyces cerevisiae PFK26 (YIL107C); ancestral locus Anc_2.264); this encodes MFKPVDFSETSPVPPDTDLAPTQSPHHVTPSQDSCYDLLPRGSDDKIDAEKGPHDELSKHLPLFQKRPLSDTPISSNWNSPRITEDNTPSDSPENSATNLKSLHRLHINDETKLKNANIPMDNVTDYIPPSGEADEVTRIDLKDIKSPTRHHKRRPTTIDVPGLTKSKTSPDGLISKEDSGSKLVIVMVGLPATGKSFITNKLSRFLNYSLYYCKVFNVGNTRRRFAKEHGLKDQDSKFFDPNNADSTRLRDKWAMDTLDELLDYLLEGAGSVGIFDATNTSRERRKNVLARIRKRSPHLKVLFLESVCSDHALVQKNIRLKLFGPDYKGKDPESSLKDFKSRLANYLKAYEPIEDDENLQYIKMIDVGKKVIAYNIQGFLASQTVYYLLNFNLADRQIWITRSGESEDNVSGRIGGNSHLTPRGLRFAKSLPKFIARQREIFYQNLMQQKKNNENSDNNLYNDFFVWTSMRARTIETAQYFNEDDYPIKQMKMLDELSAGDYDGMTYPEIQNNFPEEFEKRQMDKLRYRYPGIGGESYMDVINRLRPVITELERIEDNVLIITHRVVARALLGYFMNLSMDIIANLDVPLHCVYCLEPKPYGITWSLWEYDETSDSFSKVPQTDLNTTRVKEVGLVYNERRYSVIPTAPPSARSSFASDFLSRKKSNLTSASSSQSESSEQPKNSVSAQIGSTAALTGSNISVNNNNGNSKVPLSAPLMTTNASNNILDGGGTSISIHRPRVVPNLNNVNPLLANNSKSTFNAPNIKNSAATARQMFEIDKVDEKLSMLKNKSFSLHGKDYSTDTDNNDNDDIRARTMTRSQSHV